One genomic region from Chlamydia poikilotherma encodes:
- a CDS encoding ABC transporter ATP-binding protein, which translates to MTNLVTINNLSIAIRKQVILNNINLQLKKGECLTIVGASGSGKSSLALAILGLMQPNQGTITFHVDPKTPKAKTVQIVWQDVHSSLNPTMSIEDLILEPLHIIGTYSKEEQKEKIQRVLQLVNLPLSVLRLKPHKLSGGQKQRVAIAKALVCEPDLLICDEPISALDTLNHSLILDLFQTIKQQCESTLLFITHDMSAAYYIADTIAVLDKGSLVEYSPRDKIFLNPKHEKTQELLDAIPIFSLENTECNSSYSPQEKAFV; encoded by the coding sequence ATGACTAATTTAGTAACTATAAATAATTTATCGATTGCGATTAGGAAACAAGTTATTCTTAACAACATCAATCTCCAATTAAAAAAGGGAGAATGTTTGACAATTGTTGGTGCGAGTGGATCAGGGAAGTCTTCATTAGCTCTGGCTATTTTAGGATTAATGCAACCTAATCAAGGTACGATTACCTTTCATGTTGATCCCAAAACACCAAAAGCAAAAACAGTACAAATTGTCTGGCAAGATGTACACTCAAGTTTAAATCCTACAATGAGTATCGAAGATCTCATTTTAGAACCTCTGCATATTATAGGAACATACTCTAAAGAAGAACAAAAAGAAAAAATCCAACGTGTTTTACAACTCGTTAACCTACCGCTATCCGTACTACGCTTAAAACCTCATAAACTAAGCGGGGGTCAAAAACAACGTGTGGCGATTGCAAAAGCTCTAGTATGTGAACCTGATCTCCTTATTTGTGACGAACCGATATCTGCTCTAGATACCCTGAATCACTCACTCATATTAGACCTTTTCCAAACAATAAAACAGCAATGCGAAAGCACTCTACTCTTCATTACACATGATATGTCGGCAGCTTATTATATTGCAGATACTATTGCTGTTCTGGACAAAGGATCCCTTGTAGAATATAGTCCCAGAGATAAAATTTTCTTAAATCCTAAACATGAAAAAACCCAAGAGCTCCTTGACGCCATTCCGATATTTTCTCTAGAAAATACTGAATGTAATTCCTCTTATTCGCCTCAAGAGAAAGCATTTGTTTAA
- a CDS encoding DUF1186 domain-containing protein, translated as MTMEISHILEDLAYDEGTLPREAIEAAIVKHTQITPYLLQILEDATERVPELINDGSYQGHLYAMYLLAQFRETRALPLIIKLFSYTDDTPHAIAGDVLTEDLPRILASVCDDASLIKELIEAPGINPYVKAAGISSLVHLVGIKKISRDTTIRYFGELLNYRLEKSPSFAWDSLIAAICALYPAELFYPISKAFNAGLVDITFISMEDVTNIINEETTESCLQELLSSPELINDTLEEMEKWLEDFPIEP; from the coding sequence TTGACGATGGAAATTTCTCATATCTTGGAAGACCTCGCTTACGACGAAGGGACACTTCCCAGAGAAGCTATAGAAGCTGCTATCGTCAAACATACGCAAATTACTCCTTATTTACTTCAAATTCTTGAAGACGCAACCGAACGCGTACCAGAATTAATCAACGATGGCAGTTACCAAGGCCATCTTTATGCTATGTATTTATTAGCACAGTTTCGAGAAACCCGAGCTCTTCCATTAATTATCAAGCTTTTTTCTTATACTGATGATACGCCTCACGCAATTGCTGGTGATGTTCTTACTGAAGACCTTCCAAGAATTCTTGCTAGTGTGTGTGACGATGCATCTTTGATTAAAGAGCTTATAGAAGCTCCTGGAATCAATCCTTATGTAAAAGCTGCAGGAATTTCTAGTCTTGTACATCTTGTAGGAATAAAAAAGATCTCTAGAGATACAACTATTCGTTATTTTGGAGAATTGTTAAACTATAGATTAGAAAAAAGTCCTTCTTTTGCTTGGGATAGTCTCATAGCTGCTATATGTGCATTATATCCCGCGGAATTATTCTATCCAATTAGCAAAGCTTTTAATGCCGGTCTCGTAGATATAACTTTCATCAGCATGGAAGACGTAACGAATATCATAAATGAAGAAACTACTGAGTCCTGCCTTCAAGAACTTCTATCCTCACCAGAACTCATTAACGACACCCTAGAAGAAATGGAAAAATGGCTCGAAGATTTTCCTATAGAGCCTTAA
- a CDS encoding anion permease, whose protein sequence is MNKQKRFLSLLFLTLALLGIWFCPHPEAINPNAWHLFAVFTTTILGIILQPLPMGAIVIIGISTLLLTQTLTLEQGLSGFHNPIAWLVFLSFSIAKGIIKTGLGERVAYFFVSILGKNPLGLSYGLVITDFLLAPAIPSVTARSGGILYPVVMGLSESFGSSPEKGTESLIGSFLIKVAYQSSVITSAMFLTAMAGNPLVAALASNAGVALTWATWAKAAVIPGLLSLVLMPIVLYKLYPPTITSCEEAIRTAKLRLKEMGPLKKGEKIILMIFILLVVLWTFGDLLRISATTAALIGLSLLILTNILDWHKDVMANTTAWETFIWFGALIMMASFLNQLGFIPLIGDSVAAGVAGLSWKVGFPILFLMYFYSHYLFASNTAHIGAMFPVFLAVSISLGTNPIFACLVLAFSSNLFGGLTHYGSGPAPLYFGSQLVSVKDWWRSGFVLSIMNIVIWVGIGSLWWKILGLI, encoded by the coding sequence GTGAATAAACAAAAACGTTTCTTATCTCTTTTATTCCTCACTCTCGCACTCCTAGGTATATGGTTTTGCCCTCACCCGGAAGCGATAAACCCTAATGCTTGGCATCTATTCGCTGTATTCACAACAACAATTTTAGGAATTATTCTACAGCCATTGCCTATGGGAGCCATAGTCATTATTGGGATTTCTACACTGTTACTTACACAAACCTTAACCCTAGAACAAGGGTTATCAGGATTTCATAATCCAATAGCCTGGTTGGTCTTCTTATCATTTTCCATAGCAAAAGGTATTATTAAAACGGGGCTTGGAGAACGGGTTGCTTATTTTTTCGTCAGTATCTTAGGGAAAAACCCTTTAGGATTAAGCTATGGTTTAGTAATCACAGATTTCCTACTAGCCCCTGCCATCCCCAGTGTAACAGCACGTTCCGGAGGTATTCTCTATCCTGTAGTTATGGGATTATCAGAATCATTTGGAAGCTCTCCAGAAAAAGGTACAGAAAGCCTAATTGGATCCTTTTTAATTAAAGTCGCATATCAAAGTTCTGTAATTACTAGTGCAATGTTTCTTACAGCCATGGCAGGTAATCCTCTAGTAGCAGCTCTAGCAAGTAATGCTGGAGTCGCTCTAACTTGGGCAACATGGGCAAAAGCGGCGGTAATTCCTGGATTACTTAGCTTAGTACTTATGCCTATAGTACTTTATAAGCTCTATCCACCAACAATTACTTCATGCGAAGAAGCAATCCGCACAGCAAAATTACGTCTTAAAGAAATGGGGCCTTTGAAAAAAGGTGAGAAGATTATCTTAATGATTTTCATTCTCCTTGTTGTCTTATGGACATTTGGAGACTTATTAAGAATCTCAGCAACAACAGCAGCTCTAATTGGCTTATCTCTACTCATTCTTACGAATATTTTAGATTGGCATAAAGATGTTATGGCTAATACCACTGCATGGGAAACTTTTATTTGGTTCGGTGCTCTGATTATGATGGCATCATTCCTAAATCAACTCGGCTTTATTCCTCTAATTGGTGATTCTGTAGCTGCAGGAGTTGCAGGATTATCTTGGAAAGTAGGCTTCCCTATTCTCTTTCTCATGTACTTTTACTCACACTATCTATTTGCAAGTAACACAGCACATATCGGAGCAATGTTTCCAGTATTCTTAGCGGTTTCTATATCATTAGGAACAAACCCAATTTTTGCCTGCCTAGTACTCGCTTTTTCAAGTAACTTATTTGGAGGGCTCACACACTATGGTTCAGGACCCGCTCCCCTTTATTTTGGCTCTCAACTTGTTTCAGTCAAGGATTGGTGGAGATCTGGTTTTGTGCTCAGCATTATGAATATCGTCATTTGGGTCGGTATTGGCAGCTTATGGTGGAAAATTCTCGGTCTTATCTAA